CTACGCCGACCGCAAGAGCCCCCGGGAGCTACTCATTGTGGGCTTGTTGCTCATCGGGCTGGCCATGATCGGCCTGGGCCTGAAGCCGGGGCTTCCGGTCTTGCTGCTGCTGGCCGTGCTGGGGGGGATCGGTTTTGGTTGCTTTGGCCCGGCCTGGAATGCCCTGGTGGTGCGCTTGTTGCCGGAAAACAACCGGGCCGCCGCCTGGGGCACCCTGATGACGGTGGAGGGGCTGGGCCATGCAACTGGCCCCGCGGTGGGCGGGGTTCTGGCCGCAGCCATTGCCAATAACGCACCTTTCTTTGCGGGTGGGGTGATTATGCTGTTGCTGAGCGTCTTTTACGTGGTGGCTTTGTGGAGGCCCTGGTGGATACCCCAATCCTAGTCGGTACACTCGTGGTAGCGGTGCTGCTGGTTTACGCACTGGCAGACGTGCTGGGTCGCTGGATGGGACTGGGGGCGCTGGCCTGGGGTGATCGGGCCGACCCCAAAATCGCCCTGACCTTCGACGATGGCCCTTCGGAGCAGACCGAAGCTATTCTGGAACTGCTACAACGCTACGGGTGCAAGGCCACTTTCTTCCTGACCGGACAGCGCGCCGAACAACGGCCCGATCTGGTGGAAAAAATCAGGGCAGCAGGGCACCAGATCGAGGCCCATGGCTACTGGCACCGTCCCGCGGTACTCATGGCACCCTGGACCGAGTGGGTACACATTCGAAAAAGCCCCGGCAAGCTCTACCGCCCGCCCTGGGGCCTTCATTCCCCCTTCACCCGCCTTTTCGCCCGAATGCTGGGCAAGCAGGTCGCGCTGTGGGATCTCGAGTCGCAGGACTGGCTGGACAAACCCGCCGAACAGCTGGTAGAGCGCATGATGTTCTACCTCAAGGGCGGTTCAGTGGTGCTCTTGCACGACGGCCCGGCCCGCACCCTACGGGTGTTGGAGCTGCTCCTACCCAAACTGGTGGAAAACGGCTACCGTCCGGTGAGGATGGATGATCTGACACTCAAGCCCCTGGGCCCTCGTCAGGGCCTGATCCGGGTCAACCAGGGCTACGAAGAACGCTACGACCGACGGGTAGGCAACATCAAGGTAGGGTATCGCTACAACCATATTCTGCGGTTGGAAATCCAGCCCTACCCCGGCCCCGACCTGCCCGAGTACCCTAAGGGAACGCCTTGTGCACATATCCACTTTGAGTCGGCCCGCATGGCCGCCATGACCCCCATGCAGGTCTTGCGGGCCTTCCGCGAGACCTTCAAAGAAACCGTCAAGTTCTTGGAAGAACATCCGGAAGTGCAGTTCTTGTTCGGCTACAGCTATCTGGGGCAGGGGGCGCTGGCCCTGGGCTTTAAGACCCATCCCGTGCCCAAAGCTATGGAGCTCCAATCCAAAATTACGACGGCCTGGTTTGCCTGGCTCTACCGAGGCGAGATCTCCCGGCATCTGTTCAGCGCTCCGGCGGAAGTGGTATATATCAGCCGCGAGACCATCCTTAGCAAGTACGGGCCGCTCGAGGCCCGGCAATAATTCCCCAAGCAATAAAGCCTGGGAAGGGCTCGAGTGGGCTACACTCAACGCAAGTCCCGGTGCACAACCTGCATGTAAAGCAGTGGCCATGCCCCTCGATACACTCTATCGGGACACTGCCTTGCATCGGAGCGGAAACAACAGAGCACCTCGGCGAAACATTTCCTATCGCCCTTCTGGTTTTTGTCGACGCAAACCGCTACATCCGCGTACAAGACTCCTCCTCCTTCGCTTTGCGGCTCATGCTTTCCAGGGGTGTTGACAGAATTGAGGGTATTCGGTACTCTCTTCGTTGCGCCCCAAGCGGTAAAGGGTGCGAGGATCATGACAAAGG
This genomic stretch from Meiothermus sp. harbors:
- a CDS encoding polysaccharide deacetylase family protein, which gives rise to MDTPILVGTLVVAVLLVYALADVLGRWMGLGALAWGDRADPKIALTFDDGPSEQTEAILELLQRYGCKATFFLTGQRAEQRPDLVEKIRAAGHQIEAHGYWHRPAVLMAPWTEWVHIRKSPGKLYRPPWGLHSPFTRLFARMLGKQVALWDLESQDWLDKPAEQLVERMMFYLKGGSVVLLHDGPARTLRVLELLLPKLVENGYRPVRMDDLTLKPLGPRQGLIRVNQGYEERYDRRVGNIKVGYRYNHILRLEIQPYPGPDLPEYPKGTPCAHIHFESARMAAMTPMQVLRAFRETFKETVKFLEEHPEVQFLFGYSYLGQGALALGFKTHPVPKAMELQSKITTAWFAWLYRGEISRHLFSAPAEVVYISRETILSKYGPLEARQ